AGGGATTACATGAGATTTGCAGAAgctcctgcttttctgcttcaaCAGCCGCCAGATAAACACAAATATCCTCACCAGATATAATCAGTGTAGCTccattaaaatcaataaaaatatgCTGATTTATGCCATACAAGGATCTGGAGTGTAACTTAGAGGAATTTTCAAATGTCATGAAAAAGTAATggctacattttcattttaatactcAAGTAGCTTATTCACTGCTTTTGTCAGAGTGTTTATCAAAGTATCCCTATTCCAAATTTTCTCTTGTGGGAGGAGCCAGATTTAAGTTTATACTTCTTTTACTGTTATGAAGGCTTCTGAAAGCCTTGACTATGAACATAACTGTAAAGGACAGTCTACTTAAATGATAGTGCCAAAGTATGTAAAATGGCATGGCAATAAACCTCTGAACACACTTTTGAAAGGTTCCTTTTCTTTAGCAAGCAGAGGATGCCAAAAAAATCCATGGTACAGATTTAGCTTTGTACTCTCCTTAGTTATACTAAGGGATGATTGATTTTTCAAATCTTGATTTGTAACAGCTGAAATACTCTCCCAAGGCAGTAGTAACACTCCCCCACAAAAACATGGAAATCTAAATACCTGGATTTGCCAAAGTATTACTGCAAAGACAACAGAGGAGAAGAACCAAACTTAGGTTCATTCTTCTTCTATTAAATGCAGTTCTTTATAAAAAATAAGTTGGAAATAAGAAGCAGTTCCAAAAGAACTATGTCGGTAGTGTGGAAACATATAAAACTGTGTGGAAACTATctcacaaaagaagaaagtggaATCAAAAGAAGGTGTTTCAAACATCCAAGTGCACATCCGCTTTAAGACTTCGGGTTATACATCTGAGGTTTTTTAATCAGCTTTCTCATCATTTTTCTGCGGAATACATTTGCTGGCTTGTTGATTGCTGGTTTCTGAGTCCCTGCTAATAAAACAAAGGAAGCAGTTAGGGAAACAGTATGACAAAACTGTTACTACTCTTTaatgtttggggtttctttttcatgttatgCTGTTTAAGCAGTTGATCCAATAATAACAAACATATCAGAAACTGTAAAATGCGTTCTGGACGTCCTACTCTCACACACTGTAAGGTCTCCAACGTGTCCACTTTTGGCACTGGAGTCCTACTTTGCTGCTCTTTTCCTGAGCAAGCATCAAAGTCTTTTCTAGCTGTCCTGCAGTGACAGCACAATGGAAGTAAAcacactgccaaaaaaaaaaccaaacctgttaCTGCATTTCTCTGAACAACACTGGCGCAAAGTCTAAAATACAACCAGTGCTTGTGGGAGATGAAAAGGTAAAATGATTTGGGTTTTTGCACAGAACTGGGTTTCCCACAGAAGCTGCAGAGTAGCCAAAGATAATTGGGGATATCTCCAGGAATGCTTACGAAGGCCACATGGAATGCACAAATgcagttcagaaagcaaatactttGCAAACCTGACTGAAAATCTTTTGTCCTTATGCTACCTGTTTACCTGCACGCGGAGCCCTTAGGGCCAGTTCCCAACTCTTTCCTGTCACCccaatgtatttgttttcttttccaatacaaactttttcaattaaatgaaTCGGAAACCTCTTCACTCCAAAAGCTACAGATCAATGCAAACAGCAGTTGCATATTTGCACAGGGAAGGTCAACTGAATTCAACTTGAGACTCCAGAAGGTAACAGGAAAGATGCTGGGGAGGGAATTatgggagcaggagagaaggagTGGCTTAAGTTGCCTTAAAGATTTGCTTAGTGTCGCTGCACACTCCCAAGCTATAGAAATGAATATGTATAGCACAACATTAATTAGCACTAATTATGCCCTTAACTATGGGCTTTGGTTGTACCAAGCCTTACTGAATTGTGAAATCCACAAGTTAGTGAAAAAGCTTATAACCAATCCTTTACGTTTGGCTATCTGGTGCTCTAGTGACGAGACAGACAGCATTTCCTTACTTCTTTCCTCCACGAAAACAGTGAGGAAGGGAGAACCTCCAGGCGGCTCTGGCTGGGtgtgggcaggggcagagcgCAGAGGCAAGATGCTGAAGAGGcagtttccttcctcctctctctttgcACACTTAGGCTGGAGCCTGGCCCTACCATTTCCCAGGTAGTAATAGATGTAAATTAGATAATCACAAGCACCTCAGATAGACTTAGCATGCTATTAAAGACTCCCTTACAATACTAGAATGGCAGACACACACTCAGACTTGTCACCCACAGAAATATTACTGCCATGACTAACTGGCAGacaatatttttacttctgaGGACTGTGCTCAGGGTGCAATCcttgccccagccctggctttCCAGCCCGGAACTGAAGAGTCATCTCCTGACTTGAGCCCTCTGACTACAAATCTTAAATATGGAAGTACTTGGACCTTGTGCGTATCTCATGTTTAAAACAGAGCtactttttggctttttttctccccaaagtcAATGTACATGCTAGATACagacttaaatttttttcccatcagtATCGATTTTTTAAGTTGTGTCCTGTGTCTGCTTCCTGAGCGCTCTGGAGATCAACATATAATTATACTTTTCCCTCTCTCATTGATTTACATATCAAATGAATTAAAGTAGAGTATTAAAGCTTACAATAGCTGGTATAAACATAGGACTGCAGGTAAAAGCACAACTGTTTTGACTTACAAGCACAGCCAGTAGCTGATTTGAATAAAACCATTGCAAAAAATCAATTATCATTCCCAACCCTTCCTCCTACTGCCACAGAAACAGTTGACTCAGCACGACTGATGAGGCAGAAATCTTTAGTAGTGGGAATGGGAAATGGGAACAGGCAGCAGGGAATCAAGGGAGGATGGTAACTGCTgaaaatgtgaaggaaaaaagtgaattgATTTCACAATTTACTTTAATCCTACTTTAAAATACCTGGAAGAAAATGAGACCTTAATTAGTGTTCATGCTGGTACCAGACAATTTAAAGACTGATTCCTTGTGGACTCCGGTAAgtaaattaatctttttgtgTGCCCTTCTCTACATTTCATTCAAAAATGGTGCAAGCACCTTGCATCGCACTGCTCTTGTCAGAAGGATTTAGTGTTGCATCTCAGTTTTCCCTGCCTTTGAAAACAGAGTCCAAAATGCAAAAAGTATACACTTGTAACAAGCCAAGGTGAGCATTTGGACTGCTTTTATCTGCTTATGActgacaaaacacaaaaaaaatcttacctttTCTGCAGACGTTGTAGCAATCTGTTTCAGTAACGAAGTTATTGGCATTTCCACCACAGCCTGTATATGTGAACTCCTTACATGATTTAGTCTTGGTGTCATAGTAATAGCGAGGTACAGAAGAAGAACATAATCCTTCATCCTTTGGGCTATAGCATAGCAAGGGaccagcttgaaaaaaaaaaagaatgggaaaaaaagagagagaaagaaaaattacataaatGTCATCTCTATGCCCGGCTTCTTAAAATTTACCCTACAATAAATTTTGTGGCTAAACAGCTCTTGTTCCCATTGAACGGACACGACTGTTACCGATGACTTCAGAGACTGCATCTTATCCCTGTAAGTTACGAATTTAAGACAGCAACAGACAGTCCCAGAAAACAGGATTACTACCCCACAAGTGAAATTCATCAGCTTTCCCCATTTGTAGTGCCATACATAGGACAGCTGAGATATTTCCATAGTCTGGCCAGAAGTCCCATTCCACATATATAGGAATATAGCAATAATTCCAGTGGAACTACCTCTGTAGAGGAAAAACACACTATTTTGTTTAGCCTTGCTACGATTTTGCCAGCAGATCCTGTCCGCTTATAGCAAAAAGTACAAAACCCACCAATTTCCTCACACAAGCATCATGTTTCATTTTGCCTCaacaaaattttacttttcttgctGGAGACCTTTTATCAATTTACTGGATGAGAGAAAttaacagagaaattaaaaataattcagcattCACCTAAGAAAATGCTGACAATCTGTCATCAGCCAAAAATAACTGTCTCATCAAGCACTAATAAAGCTTAGGCAGCGAGAGCTTTTATACATTCTGGTAGATCTCTCCTCTTCAAAGATCCTATCTTGCACTGGATATTAACCTGGTGTTTATGACAACACTCAGCTATAGTCACTTGCTCATAATTATCACCTCTCTTCTTTAAAGCTCATATGGAGAGACAGTGAAGAGTCATGTCAGACAAAAACCTTTTATCAGTTGAGCTGGCAAGTGCGAAAAAACCAAGCCACCCAATACCATCTCTCAGGCCTGAATTTTGGAAAGGCACTTCCACTTTATAATAGGCTATCACTGCCCTGAACGTGACTGCCACAACATCTCATACATCTGCCTCAACACAGCTCTCCAGCCTCAGTTCCCTTCAGATTACACATTTACAGCTCTCTAGAAGTCAAGAGATCAGTTGGGTGTAGCTGTGGGCATATTTAAGGTCACAATATTAACTAACACAgcatttttgctctttcagtAACAGCTGAGACAAGTGACACATGAAAGTCTGCAGACAATATAAACATCTGCTGCACGGAAGTCTTCAAAAATACCACTGTACGGGTATCCAGaggaaaatatcaaataaaatatCATCTTCATATAGCTTTCAAACcatctattttattaaaaatttggAACAACCATTACTTTTCTCTGGCAGACAGTGGTCCACGCAAGACTGCAAATCTCTGAAGTTGTTGCCATTTCCGTAACAGCCACCGTAGATGAACTCCTCGCACCTCATCGAGCTCAAGTTAAAGGCGTATCTTCTTAGATAACTCCTGCAAGGTCCTCCATCAGCCTCCAGCCGACATAATTTGGGCActtctgcaagaaaaacaattccATCCTCTGTAAAACGAACCCTTCGTGCTCCCCGTACTGAACAACGTGGTAGCGTGGACAAAATGCTACTACTCCAGTCGCAGGCAAGTCACGGCTTGTCCCACTACCTGCATTATTCTTTAATAAAGTGGGATAAGCTTTACAGGAGGGATGTGATGCATTAATCAGCAACTAGTTAtcaattacatttaaaacagtAATGGTTACATTCCGCCTGTCGCCTCTGAGGCAACTCGCTCCGGCTTCTCTGCATAAAATTGACCCCAGTGAGCCAGCTGCAAGAAGCAGGAGGGACAGAGGGGGTGGGCACAAAGCCTCCCGCAcgcagcgcagccccccccccgccccgcggtgCTCCCACAggccccctccagccccctgcCACCCCGGGGGGGCACTGCGGGGAACCGGGGCCCGTCGGGTCGGCGccgggggctgagggagggcggcggggccggtcCCCGGACTCACTCTTGATGGTCCAGCAGCTCTTCTCGCAGTCGTCGAGGGTGAGGAAGTTGTTGGCGTTGCCGTGGCAGCCGCCGTAGGTGAACTCCTGGCAGGTCTGGGTGTACCTGTTGTAGTACCAGCGCGGCACCATGGCGCGGCAGGGGCCGTCGTcggggggcagcaggcag
This sequence is a window from Pelecanus crispus isolate bPelCri1 chromosome 2, bPelCri1.pri, whole genome shotgun sequence. Protein-coding genes within it:
- the TFPI2 gene encoding tissue factor pathway inhibitor 2 — translated: MAAGRRLPLPALLLPLACAALAPRTLTEKQRACLLPPDDGPCRAMVPRWYYNRYTQTCQEFTYGGCHGNANNFLTLDDCEKSCWTIKKVPKLCRLEADGGPCRSYLRRYAFNLSSMRCEEFIYGGCYGNGNNFRDLQSCVDHCLPEKTGPLLCYSPKDEGLCSSSVPRYYYDTKTKSCKEFTYTGCGGNANNFVTETDCYNVCRKAGTQKPAINKPANVFRRKMMRKLIKKPQMYNPKS